The Burkholderiales bacterium genomic interval ACCGGACAGCCGGCGGTGGCGATGACGCGCTCGGCCACGCTGCCCAGGAAGAACTTGGCCACCGCACCGCGGCCGTGCGTCCCCATGACGATCAGGTCGGCGCCCCGGGCCCGCGCCGTCCGCACGATCTGTTGCGGGGCCGAGCCCTCCGCCACCACGGCCCGCGCCTTCACGCCGGCCCGGGCGGCCCGGGCCATCAGGCGGTCGAGCCCCTTGCGCGCGTACTCCCGCGACGACCTCTGGATCTGCTCCCAGGTGCTCGGGCTCACGTAGCCGTCTGGCCCGAGCGGCAGGACGTCGTCGATGACGTGAAGCAGGATCAACTCGGCCCGGCTGCTCCGCGCCAGGTCCAGCGCCCGGGCGAAGGCCGGGGCCGACGCGCTGGAGAAGTCCGACGGGTGGAGGATTCGACGGAACGTCTTCGGCATCGCTGCGCCTCCTCAGCCGAGGTCCCGTCGCCGCGCCTCGAACTCCTCGCGGCCGATCTCCCCGCGGGCGTACCGCTCGCGCAGGATCTCCAGCGCGGTGTCGCGTCCAGGCCGCCGGTCGGCCGTCAGGAGCCAGCGGACCGCGAGGACCAAAGCCGCGATGACGAGCCCCCAGAACACCAGCATCGTGAGCATCATGATCAACCCGCCGGCGCCCCACATCCAGGCCATCGGATGCATGCCCCACTCCCACGGCCGCTCCTGGGCCCCCGCCGGCGCCGGGAGCAGGACGATCCCGAGGCCGGCGGCCCGGGCGGCCGCCGCCGTGGCTGCGTCGACCCGGCGCATCAGGCCGATCCCGCCGTCGCGACGACCGGAGCGACGAAGCCGGCGGCGAACGCGCGGAGGAAGTCGGACTCGGTGACGATGCCGACCAGCCGGTCGCCGCTGACCACCGGCAACGCTCCGATCTTGTGGTCGAGCATGATCCGGGCCGCCTCCCGGGCGTCCAGCTCGGGCTCGACCACGATGAGGGACTTCGACATGACCTCGCCGCCGGTCAGCCGGGCCAGCAGGTAGGTGATCTCCCACACCGACAGGCTGGTGGCCGGCGACGGCAGGTTCAGGCGGATGTCGCGGTCGGTCACGATCCCCAACAGCCGCGGTCCGTCCACCACCAGCAGGTGGCGGATCCGGTGCCTGGCCATCAGGTCCCGCGCCTCCAGGACCGGCGTGCGGGGGTCGATCGTGACCGGGCTGCGACTCATGAGGTCGGCGACACGCATGGCTCGTTCCTTCTCAGTGACCCGCCAGGTACTCG includes:
- a CDS encoding universal stress protein: MPKTFRRILHPSDFSSASAPAFARALDLARSSRAELILLHVIDDVLPLGPDGYVSPSTWEQIQRSSREYARKGLDRLMARAARAGVKARAVVAEGSAPQQIVRTARARGADLIVMGTHGRGAVAKFFLGSVAERVIATAGCPVLTVRARKAR
- a CDS encoding SHOCT domain-containing protein, with the protein product MHPMAWMWGAGGLIMMLTMLVFWGLVIAALVLAVRWLLTADRRPGRDTALEILRERYARGEIGREEFEARRRDLG
- a CDS encoding CBS domain-containing protein, whose protein sequence is MRVADLMSRSPVTIDPRTPVLEARDLMARHRIRHLLVVDGPRLLGIVTDRDIRLNLPSPATSLSVWEITYLLARLTGGEVMSKSLIVVEPELDAREAARIMLDHKIGALPVVSGDRLVGIVTESDFLRAFAAGFVAPVVATAGSA